A single window of uncultured Methanospirillum sp. DNA harbors:
- a CDS encoding DUF3821 domain-containing protein codes for MTSILRRILICALLLLVIGGGMAVSAEEIKQVLPEFLTGTVYVGTATASPGLIVAADIKGVDAGTATVMSMGVYGNDTIPMMVQSGANESLRGATVTFWLNGVQAEETTTYEPGITLPLDLHFPNAALNALNVIPQGGDVFLGEEGLDVSLFLNDGDTIAWFSSTSDKALTEPSATVTVDYAKSFFIDPSQFTGKLGYWWIWSGSKAKQVAFIVKDPTVGMRIWNQNEDQDIANDGSKITAGNMVNFRIDTNLYSAITQRGANLSDSQKGIINIVGSSNTTQVTYQTLQGTLANVSGQDISLRKLVVDKNPWFWPKNDKTTSGWNTGALATDESRLYPNGEYKFYAEVNLNNIKKNYSGTAIGHSVSSTISATIVDESIEVAINSTAITRGHSFYVTIGGKPGKKYIISIMECPNSTTSVTDCGDLKMSGAACERPPMIEPNQSGVANGKIVFDPEAGAYTIGETALAPDCCGRAKVIRDTVPTDDKPNAKDVLYNGVYYYAEVTTDGDNDPSPGYRTVQFNAGADIAPDRTYRIHVQNVDSDPSKVLTGDNLITVNKGAITMSINGTAPYYLGDSITLSGTNTDSAYVYLFMTGANCQNKCGNDLLYIKKADAAKNVVQPFLDSINYGCIQEAEQFTAIKVPVNNDGTWKYVWKTANVPINPGTYTIYASSLPVNACCVECACTAVTTADITLDEPCFAGVITPDTITKPIECCASGCKATSLDEVLLEGSACGFPHTGSGNNSTSELNMWIFGESKVGNDKYVNAKIPVYNDDTFKINLLNYLQFCDLKPGEYTVILQHPMYNHKFDLLKETDVRSAVDPNQIWMVTSYPIEWSKLFPLDGPGYYQGSQAVSEIKKYDEENLIDDQFLYLNFTLVDNRVPTAAFIGTPTSGNKPLEVQFTDKSTGDDLTSWTWDFGDKTTSTDQNPKHTYSEAGKYSVTLTVMNNNGDKDSTSVVDYITVRDSTINADFSAAPTSGAAPLKVQFTDKTTGSPSNWFWDFGDGSTSTGVKDPVHTYQFGGKYTVTLTATLGDEVDREVKKDYIQVAGGPQPTITPSPIDPTNITLYSGWNFVSVARTLSDSASNASDVFGRVPTGGHAIWSYDPLSQYWDQVLTSTKIEPLYGYWVYSVSQTTINLTFKNNVVQTPPTRSLPSGWAAVGFTGATPAPAKDTFSSVKSSWIYARGFDNQRQQWEQTMVNGGQGENTYLYPSKGYWLYMETPGTLAAIGV; via the coding sequence ATGACATCCATACTCAGACGAATACTGATCTGTGCCCTCCTCCTCCTCGTTATCGGGGGAGGAATGGCCGTATCTGCAGAAGAGATCAAGCAGGTCCTCCCTGAGTTCCTTACCGGAACTGTTTATGTCGGAACTGCTACAGCATCTCCAGGCCTTATTGTTGCTGCAGATATCAAAGGAGTTGATGCTGGAACAGCGACAGTGATGTCGATGGGAGTGTATGGTAATGATACCATCCCGATGATGGTCCAGTCTGGTGCTAACGAATCTCTTCGCGGAGCAACAGTCACCTTCTGGCTCAACGGAGTTCAGGCAGAAGAGACCACAACATATGAACCAGGAATTACTCTACCACTCGATCTACATTTCCCAAATGCAGCCCTTAATGCGTTAAATGTTATTCCTCAAGGTGGGGATGTATTCCTTGGAGAAGAGGGACTTGATGTTTCACTCTTCCTGAATGATGGGGATACCATTGCCTGGTTCAGTTCTACCTCTGATAAAGCCCTTACAGAACCTTCAGCAACAGTCACTGTGGATTATGCAAAAAGTTTCTTCATTGATCCATCGCAGTTCACTGGCAAACTTGGATACTGGTGGATTTGGAGTGGTTCCAAGGCCAAACAGGTTGCCTTTATTGTAAAGGATCCAACTGTTGGAATGCGTATCTGGAATCAGAATGAGGATCAGGATATTGCCAATGACGGCAGCAAGATCACTGCCGGCAACATGGTGAACTTCCGTATTGATACGAATCTGTACTCTGCCATTACTCAACGTGGTGCCAACCTTTCAGACTCACAAAAAGGCATCATTAACATTGTTGGCTCATCAAACACAACCCAGGTTACCTATCAGACCCTTCAGGGAACTCTGGCAAATGTATCTGGACAGGATATTTCGCTCCGGAAACTTGTAGTTGATAAAAACCCCTGGTTCTGGCCAAAGAACGACAAGACAACATCTGGCTGGAATACCGGGGCACTTGCAACAGATGAGTCCCGCCTCTATCCGAATGGTGAATACAAGTTCTATGCAGAAGTAAACCTGAACAACATCAAGAAGAATTATTCAGGCACGGCAATCGGCCACTCTGTCTCATCCACTATCAGTGCAACAATTGTTGATGAGAGCATTGAGGTTGCAATCAACTCTACTGCTATCACCCGTGGACACTCATTCTATGTCACCATAGGAGGAAAACCGGGCAAGAAGTATATCATCTCAATCATGGAGTGCCCGAACAGTACAACTAGCGTTACTGATTGTGGTGACCTGAAGATGAGCGGGGCAGCCTGTGAACGCCCGCCGATGATCGAGCCGAACCAGTCAGGTGTTGCAAACGGAAAGATCGTATTTGATCCTGAAGCCGGAGCATATACAATCGGTGAAACCGCCCTTGCACCGGACTGCTGTGGCAGAGCCAAGGTCATCAGGGACACTGTTCCAACCGATGACAAACCAAATGCAAAGGATGTGCTCTACAACGGTGTCTATTACTACGCAGAGGTAACCACTGACGGTGATAACGATCCGTCTCCTGGATACAGAACCGTGCAGTTCAATGCAGGTGCTGACATTGCACCGGACCGCACCTACCGTATCCATGTACAGAACGTGGATTCTGACCCGAGCAAGGTTCTCACTGGCGACAATCTGATCACTGTCAACAAGGGTGCCATCACCATGAGCATCAACGGTACTGCTCCGTATTACCTTGGAGACTCGATCACTCTGTCAGGAACTAATACCGATTCGGCCTATGTCTATCTCTTCATGACAGGGGCAAACTGCCAGAACAAATGTGGTAACGATCTGCTCTACATCAAGAAGGCAGATGCAGCCAAAAATGTAGTTCAGCCCTTCCTTGACTCTATCAACTATGGTTGTATTCAGGAAGCAGAGCAGTTTACTGCCATCAAGGTCCCGGTTAATAATGATGGAACCTGGAAGTATGTCTGGAAGACGGCAAACGTCCCGATCAACCCGGGAACCTACACCATCTATGCATCCAGCCTTCCGGTCAACGCCTGCTGTGTCGAATGTGCATGCACTGCAGTGACAACCGCTGACATCACGCTTGATGAGCCATGCTTTGCAGGAGTCATTACACCCGACACGATCACAAAACCGATCGAGTGCTGCGCTAGCGGATGTAAGGCAACCTCACTCGATGAGGTTCTGCTCGAAGGTTCAGCATGCGGATTCCCGCACACCGGTAGTGGCAACAACAGCACCAGCGAACTGAACATGTGGATCTTCGGCGAAAGCAAGGTCGGTAACGACAAGTATGTCAACGCCAAGATTCCGGTGTACAACGATGACACGTTTAAGATCAACCTGCTCAACTACCTGCAGTTCTGTGATCTCAAACCAGGTGAGTACACTGTCATCCTTCAACACCCGATGTACAACCACAAGTTCGATCTCCTCAAGGAGACCGATGTCAGATCAGCAGTCGATCCGAACCAGATCTGGATGGTCACCTCCTATCCGATCGAGTGGAGCAAACTCTTCCCACTTGACGGACCGGGATATTACCAGGGAAGCCAGGCTGTCAGTGAGATCAAGAAGTACGACGAAGAGAACCTGATTGATGATCAGTTCCTCTACCTCAACTTCACCCTTGTTGACAACCGGGTTCCGACTGCAGCATTCATCGGAACCCCGACATCAGGCAACAAGCCACTTGAGGTTCAGTTCACTGACAAGTCAACCGGTGACGACCTGACCTCCTGGACCTGGGACTTCGGTGACAAGACCACCTCTACTGATCAGAACCCGAAGCACACCTACAGTGAGGCAGGCAAGTACTCAGTCACCCTCACCGTGATGAACAACAACGGTGACAAGGATTCAACTTCAGTTGTAGACTACATCACTGTCAGAGACTCGACCATCAACGCAGACTTCTCGGCTGCCCCCACATCAGGGGCAGCACCATTGAAGGTGCAGTTCACTGACAAGACAACCGGATCCCCGAGCAACTGGTTCTGGGACTTCGGCGATGGCTCAACCTCTACCGGTGTCAAGGATCCGGTGCACACCTACCAGTTTGGTGGGAAGTACACGGTAACGCTGACAGCAACACTCGGTGACGAGGTTGACCGTGAAGTGAAGAAGGATTACATCCAGGTCGCAGGCGGACCGCAGCCGACTATCACACCGTCTCCGATCGACCCGACCAACATCACTCTCTACAGTGGATGGAACTTCGTTTCTGTTGCACGAACACTCTCTGACTCAGCATCCAATGCAAGCGATGTCTTTGGCAGGGTACCAACCGGCGGGCACGCGATCTGGAGTTATGATCCGTTAAGCCAGTACTGGGACCAGGTTCTGACCAGCACAAAGATTGAGCCACTCTACGGATACTGGGTCTACTCAGTCTCACAGACCACAATCAACCTGACATTCAAGAACAACGTGGTTCAGACTCCGCCAACCAGAAGCCTCCCGTCAGGATGGGCAGCGGTTGGATTTACCGGTGCAACTCCGGCACCTGCAAAGGATACATTCAGCTCGGTGAAGAGCTCGTGGATCTATGCCCGTGGATTTGATAATCAGCGGCAGCAGTGGGAACAGACCATGGTCAACGGTGGCCAGGGTGAGAATACCTATCTCTATCCATCAAAGGGATACTGGCTCTACATGGAGACTCCAGGTACCCTTGCTGCAATCGGTGTGTGA
- a CDS encoding PKD domain-containing protein: MSVVSVASRTGLATILLFSLITIALAGAPALPCEFYGTVTIGGSPAPVGTIVVAKLGDQERGQFVLETEGTLGGAGTFDKRLKVVAEDSDLSGGTPKVTFWIDGQKATPESSFVPGTSNEVQLSLGGEPAAAKTSEPSVAPAPAPVEKQAEQSSEPTTRVTAVPIPLPPSPDPSIPVMPLPVIQPGTPDEISADFRSDVQSGAEPLTVHFKDLSSGQPTMWSWDFGDGASDMVADPVHTYDKAGTYSVTLTVSSQTGGTDTETKSGYITVVKQGKFTADFTADPTSGRAPLTVHFRDTSSGMPGSWKWDFGDGQTDTQKDPVHQYELPGTYTVSLMVKDAYGAESSKQKDAFITVTVPGGLEADFTAEPVNGVAPLSVRFTDHSQGAPTLWSWDFGDGKSDLVANPVHVFDNPGNYTVTLTITNQEGAISTKIRKEYIKTMVEPTPVPTMTVLPVPQVPESFYGTVELYGQPITVGGTVEARATGYNVSGQYNPIKTAKGIFGKTGTFSPKLQIQGIPAGTDLEFYVADESYSQLRAYVKAENGTLLWTIPYEPGKEKSLDLVATGRQPDVIPPIPVTPVPTSDCPGVPSIPMTFSGDVHIRTGNETLQEDSSCVNCGPNGVVGTVIEARIEGYDVSGSQNPITMTSAAYFGGGNSSWSDKLALQGRCVPEGANITFWVMAPNWQVAAPAMIRDGSIFTRDVTYSTSTENENLHLWVGAVPTVKPTVTATPTPEAWSPQKFYGKAEFNGYPLRVGDRVMATTEGVDLNSPTNPISVAKFGEFGDPEGNEMLTVEVPYTALNQSDPITFWIKPQGFEYWYKARVKNPLSTDTWKQSYPFTPGSITNLQITSTDREEFKYFYDIATNVKNVIMPDDYTGW; encoded by the coding sequence ATGTCAGTAGTATCTGTAGCCTCACGGACAGGCCTGGCTACAATACTCCTTTTTTCCCTGATAACAATTGCATTAGCCGGTGCTCCGGCACTTCCGTGTGAATTCTACGGAACGGTCACCATCGGGGGCAGTCCAGCTCCTGTGGGAACTATTGTTGTAGCAAAATTGGGAGACCAGGAGCGTGGTCAGTTTGTCCTTGAGACTGAAGGAACCCTTGGAGGGGCCGGAACATTTGACAAACGACTAAAGGTCGTAGCAGAAGATTCTGATCTCTCCGGAGGAACGCCGAAGGTTACGTTCTGGATTGACGGTCAGAAGGCAACTCCTGAATCGTCATTTGTCCCGGGAACAAGCAATGAGGTACAACTCTCACTTGGTGGAGAACCTGCTGCAGCAAAGACAAGTGAGCCGTCAGTAGCGCCGGCTCCTGCACCTGTGGAGAAACAGGCAGAGCAGTCTTCCGAGCCGACTACACGGGTAACTGCAGTTCCGATCCCACTTCCACCATCACCAGATCCATCGATCCCCGTGATGCCGTTGCCAGTAATTCAGCCTGGAACTCCTGATGAGATCTCTGCTGATTTCCGCTCTGATGTTCAGTCAGGAGCAGAACCCCTTACAGTCCATTTCAAGGATCTGTCGTCCGGACAACCCACGATGTGGTCCTGGGACTTTGGTGACGGGGCAAGCGACATGGTTGCTGATCCGGTTCATACCTATGACAAGGCAGGAACCTATTCTGTCACTCTCACAGTCTCATCCCAGACCGGAGGAACTGATACCGAGACAAAGTCCGGGTACATAACCGTTGTCAAGCAGGGCAAGTTCACAGCCGACTTCACTGCCGATCCAACATCCGGCAGGGCGCCTCTCACTGTTCATTTCAGGGACACATCGAGTGGTATGCCTGGCTCATGGAAATGGGACTTTGGTGACGGCCAGACCGACACACAGAAGGATCCCGTGCATCAGTATGAACTGCCTGGAACATACACCGTCTCACTCATGGTAAAAGATGCCTATGGAGCAGAGAGTTCCAAGCAGAAGGATGCATTCATCACTGTAACGGTTCCGGGCGGGCTTGAGGCAGACTTCACCGCCGAACCTGTGAACGGTGTTGCTCCACTCAGCGTCAGGTTCACCGATCACTCCCAGGGTGCACCAACTCTCTGGTCCTGGGACTTTGGCGATGGGAAGTCGGATCTGGTTGCAAACCCGGTTCATGTCTTTGACAATCCAGGAAATTACACCGTCACCCTGACCATCACAAACCAGGAAGGGGCCATCTCCACCAAGATACGGAAAGAGTACATAAAGACGATGGTGGAGCCCACACCGGTTCCGACGATGACTGTTCTGCCGGTTCCGCAGGTTCCTGAAAGCTTCTACGGCACTGTTGAACTCTATGGTCAGCCGATTACGGTTGGTGGAACTGTAGAAGCCCGGGCAACCGGGTATAACGTCAGTGGCCAGTATAACCCGATCAAGACTGCAAAGGGAATCTTTGGAAAGACAGGTACATTCTCGCCAAAACTACAGATCCAGGGAATCCCGGCGGGCACTGATCTTGAGTTCTATGTTGCTGACGAGAGTTACAGCCAGCTCCGAGCTTATGTGAAGGCAGAGAACGGAACACTCCTCTGGACAATACCGTATGAGCCAGGTAAGGAGAAGAGTCTTGATCTGGTGGCAACCGGGCGCCAGCCTGATGTTATCCCGCCGATCCCCGTGACGCCCGTCCCGACAAGCGACTGTCCGGGTGTTCCGTCGATCCCTATGACCTTCTCCGGTGATGTCCACATTAGGACCGGTAATGAGACACTCCAGGAGGACAGTTCATGTGTAAATTGTGGTCCGAATGGGGTAGTGGGCACAGTCATCGAGGCACGGATAGAGGGGTATGATGTGAGTGGTTCGCAGAACCCGATCACCATGACCTCGGCAGCATACTTTGGTGGTGGTAACAGTTCCTGGTCTGACAAACTCGCTCTGCAGGGCAGATGTGTTCCTGAAGGAGCCAACATCACATTCTGGGTCATGGCACCGAACTGGCAGGTTGCAGCTCCGGCAATGATCCGTGATGGTTCAATCTTCACCCGCGATGTTACGTACAGTACATCGACAGAAAATGAGAATTTGCACCTGTGGGTTGGTGCAGTACCAACAGTGAAACCAACTGTTACTGCAACCCCGACTCCCGAAGCCTGGTCACCGCAGAAGTTCTACGGAAAGGCCGAGTTTAACGGGTATCCGCTGCGGGTAGGTGACCGGGTCATGGCAACAACCGAGGGTGTTGATCTCAACAGCCCGACTAATCCGATCTCTGTTGCAAAGTTCGGTGAGTTCGGTGACCCCGAGGGTAATGAGATGCTTACCGTCGAGGTTCCGTATACCGCTCTGAACCAGAGCGACCCGATCACCTTCTGGATCAAGCCACAAGGCTTTGAATACTGGTACAAGGCACGGGTAAAAAATCCGTTGTCAACAGATACCTGGAAACAGAGTTATCCGTTTACTCCGGGTTCTATAACGAACCTGCAGATCACCTCCACCGATCGTGAGGAGTTCAAATACTTCTACGATATCGCAACCAATGTCAAAAATGTCATCATGCCTGATGACTACACTGGATGGTAA
- a CDS encoding PKD domain-containing protein, which produces MKEKLLIAMLLAGCLLLALVPGVSAQTFNNIDQNVVIKEVLQGHTIFFGEEHVDVSDCMNYNGTAFPYAVALNVVRNVTDAIKIENPTDFTLPTDKPENDWYLSPDGVVPFYAADGSPVKAFTSQEPSLKFNVWNADTDMKVENVTYRGNVIRFKYDVETNLDDITTRLDYPDVGYYLNMSVIAPDGEQLLQMMTLDTRSGVSSYKPLTGLNVNPSAGWIWPDNTQPGGSIGWWTGWRIADTGEESDYKYGLGTYSLVALCNVNNMFKNHQVSTYTWQENTLTLEARPLSIASTSPTGRDKSFTATVTGLPNTAYQIFIYDQCPTKLTGKICDRPPFISGDRTQLATSGIVLDPEGGAYPTGLKYVVDCCTQNTTIRQLVPSGDAFPSQGNAVLEAGTRYYANITTGPQGTVTVPFWVDTTVNASTYTIQVQDIEYEQKADTKVTISKGALSASAMTVNGTVSSSFFVGDEIRLEGTNTDSNMTYIWLTGPGLDPCGVNLRDPTSFDPVSAVVYDTKNGQSNFWRIDPNWVTNNTPLGPGEYTLWIASVNADGRFCTCNGNSTGSCSLGGCLGVACERGVCELQKCPECGVITSIPITLVKPDLTAEVNDVTRCCCPGYPCGTLGGTEEIVLKGQSGGNSCKQLQVWLFGQSQFGTQNYLLTTTPLYCDSTYSFELNKGLFQANGIDLCQITPGTYDVVVQAPGNNGMFNIRLGATESNGDRYVLTTMPTPDSRAFQIEGKNALYGRVALKSLLDTMNQPGVDDIYVHTQFNLSEKKCEGNYDFSADRTEGNSPLTVQFNDTSYKPGVAWAWSSNGALFSNEQKPKNTFTVPGKYTIKMEVTDAAGTVSSVVKESYINVLSSPVADFAFVPQPAGIKETVQFTDQSTGSPTSWMWEFGDGNTSSLQSPTHAYDAAGTYDVTLTVSNAFGIGAPVKKQITIVHDKPAADFVGTPTESAYYPASVNFTDLSTGVVTAWNWQFLTGGQVVATSADKNPKITFNNPGVYTVTLTITNNGGTSTVTKEDYITIGTGSYISLQPGYNHVSVPREVTSDYNTLNKLFAGVDNASVPYAIYGADNGMTNWTNVSGDYAVIPQVAYRVYSTSAKTIQPTYVADKTYTRNLSEGWEGIGIMAMQPTAANVALSSLGDKWDKVLAFNPTTQRWEYPIIRGVDDDKTMDPTVGYLIQMNSDAVLTGEA; this is translated from the coding sequence ATGAAAGAAAAATTATTGATTGCCATGCTTCTGGCAGGATGCCTTCTGTTGGCATTAGTGCCAGGAGTCTCGGCTCAAACGTTCAATAACATCGATCAGAATGTCGTCATCAAAGAGGTCCTCCAGGGACACACGATATTCTTCGGTGAAGAGCATGTAGATGTAAGCGACTGTATGAACTACAACGGGACAGCATTCCCGTATGCAGTCGCACTCAACGTGGTTCGGAATGTTACCGATGCCATAAAGATTGAAAATCCAACCGACTTTACGCTGCCGACTGACAAGCCGGAGAATGACTGGTATCTCTCTCCTGACGGAGTAGTGCCATTCTATGCAGCCGATGGATCACCAGTCAAGGCATTTACCTCGCAGGAACCATCTCTCAAGTTCAATGTCTGGAATGCAGACACGGACATGAAGGTTGAGAATGTTACCTACCGGGGGAATGTTATCAGGTTCAAGTATGATGTCGAGACAAACCTCGATGACATAACAACCCGTCTGGATTACCCGGATGTCGGATACTATCTGAACATGTCGGTGATTGCACCCGACGGTGAGCAACTGCTTCAGATGATGACTCTTGATACCCGCAGCGGTGTCTCCAGCTACAAGCCACTCACCGGCCTGAATGTGAACCCATCCGCAGGATGGATCTGGCCTGACAACACCCAGCCCGGTGGCTCGATTGGATGGTGGACCGGGTGGCGTATTGCCGATACTGGTGAAGAATCAGATTACAAGTACGGGCTTGGCACCTACTCACTTGTCGCTCTCTGTAATGTCAACAACATGTTCAAGAACCACCAGGTATCGACCTACACCTGGCAGGAGAACACGCTGACACTTGAGGCCCGGCCGCTGAGTATCGCCAGCACCAGCCCTACAGGCCGCGACAAATCTTTCACCGCAACAGTAACCGGCCTCCCCAACACTGCATATCAGATCTTCATCTATGATCAGTGCCCGACCAAGCTGACCGGCAAGATCTGCGACCGGCCACCATTCATTTCTGGTGACCGGACCCAACTTGCAACAAGCGGTATCGTTCTGGATCCTGAAGGTGGAGCATACCCTACCGGTCTGAAGTACGTGGTTGACTGCTGCACACAGAACACCACCATCCGGCAGCTTGTTCCGTCTGGAGATGCATTCCCGTCACAGGGCAATGCAGTTCTTGAAGCCGGAACCCGGTACTATGCAAACATAACCACCGGCCCACAGGGAACTGTGACTGTTCCGTTCTGGGTAGACACAACGGTGAACGCAAGTACCTACACGATTCAGGTTCAGGATATCGAGTACGAACAGAAGGCTGACACCAAAGTGACGATCTCCAAAGGGGCACTATCAGCCTCTGCGATGACTGTCAACGGTACAGTTTCAAGTTCCTTCTTTGTCGGTGACGAGATCAGACTCGAAGGCACCAACACAGACAGCAATATGACCTACATCTGGCTGACCGGCCCGGGACTCGACCCCTGCGGAGTAAACCTCAGGGACCCGACATCCTTTGATCCGGTAAGTGCAGTAGTGTATGACACAAAGAACGGACAGTCCAACTTCTGGCGGATCGATCCAAACTGGGTGACCAATAACACACCTCTCGGACCGGGAGAGTACACTCTCTGGATCGCAAGCGTGAACGCAGATGGTCGGTTCTGCACCTGTAACGGCAATTCAACAGGCTCATGTTCACTTGGAGGCTGCCTCGGAGTGGCCTGTGAACGTGGTGTCTGCGAACTGCAGAAGTGTCCGGAATGTGGTGTCATCACCTCCATCCCAATCACCCTGGTCAAACCAGACCTGACCGCAGAAGTGAACGACGTAACCCGCTGCTGCTGCCCGGGATACCCATGTGGAACCCTTGGTGGCACTGAAGAGATAGTGCTGAAAGGACAGTCCGGTGGAAACAGCTGTAAACAGCTCCAGGTCTGGCTCTTTGGGCAGAGCCAGTTCGGTACCCAGAACTACCTGCTGACCACTACTCCGCTCTACTGTGATTCAACTTACTCCTTTGAACTGAACAAAGGACTCTTCCAGGCAAATGGAATCGACCTCTGTCAGATCACTCCCGGAACCTATGATGTGGTCGTCCAGGCACCCGGAAACAATGGCATGTTCAATATCAGACTCGGTGCTACTGAGTCGAACGGTGACCGGTATGTGCTCACCACCATGCCAACTCCGGACAGCCGGGCCTTCCAGATAGAAGGAAAGAACGCCCTTTATGGAAGAGTTGCCCTCAAGTCACTCCTTGACACCATGAACCAGCCTGGTGTTGATGACATCTATGTCCACACCCAGTTCAACCTGTCAGAGAAGAAGTGCGAAGGAAACTATGACTTCTCTGCTGACCGGACAGAAGGAAACTCCCCTCTGACCGTCCAGTTCAATGACACCTCGTACAAGCCGGGTGTTGCCTGGGCATGGTCAAGCAACGGCGCTCTCTTCTCAAACGAGCAGAAGCCCAAGAACACCTTCACTGTTCCCGGTAAGTATACCATCAAGATGGAAGTCACCGATGCAGCCGGAACCGTCAGTTCGGTAGTGAAGGAGAGTTACATCAACGTTCTCTCCTCACCGGTTGCAGACTTCGCATTTGTCCCGCAGCCAGCAGGAATCAAGGAGACCGTTCAGTTCACTGACCAGTCCACCGGAAGTCCGACCTCCTGGATGTGGGAGTTCGGAGATGGCAATACATCTTCACTGCAGTCTCCGACCCATGCCTACGATGCAGCAGGAACGTATGACGTTACCCTGACTGTCAGCAACGCATTCGGTATCGGAGCACCTGTCAAGAAGCAGATAACAATCGTTCATGACAAACCGGCAGCTGACTTTGTTGGAACCCCGACCGAGTCTGCGTACTACCCGGCAAGCGTGAACTTTACTGATCTGTCAACCGGTGTGGTCACTGCGTGGAACTGGCAGTTCCTGACCGGCGGTCAGGTTGTTGCAACTTCAGCAGACAAGAACCCGAAGATTACGTTCAACAACCCTGGTGTGTACACAGTAACACTTACTATCACCAACAATGGTGGAACAAGCACTGTTACAAAGGAAGACTACATCACAATCGGGACAGGCAGTTACATCAGCCTTCAGCCAGGATACAACCACGTATCAGTCCCACGTGAAGTCACCAGCGATTACAACACCTTAAACAAGCTCTTTGCAGGTGTTGACAACGCAAGTGTTCCGTATGCAATCTACGGTGCTGACAACGGCATGACCAACTGGACAAATGTCAGTGGTGATTACGCTGTTATCCCACAGGTGGCATACCGTGTCTACTCGACCTCTGCAAAGACGATCCAGCCGACCTACGTTGCAGACAAGACCTACACCCGCAACCTCTCTGAAGGATGGGAAGGCATCGGTATCATGGCAATGCAGCCGACTGCCGCCAATGTCGCCCTCTCAAGCCTTGGAGATAAATGGGATAAGGTACTGGCCTTCAACCCGACAACCCAGCGCTGGGAGTATCCGATTATCAGGGGTGTCGATGATGACAAGACCATGGATCCGACTGTCGGATATCTTATCCAGATGAATTCGGATGCCGTGCTAACTGGTGAGGCATAA